One region of Aphelocoma coerulescens isolate FSJ_1873_10779 chromosome 12, UR_Acoe_1.0, whole genome shotgun sequence genomic DNA includes:
- the DAG1 gene encoding dystroglycan 1 — protein sequence MTVGCLLQPPVLGRTWLPVLLLAASAHCHWPSEPAEVVRDWENQLEASMHSVLSDLRETVPAVVGIPDSSAVVGRYFRVSIPTDLIASNGEVVQISEAGKDSLPSWLHWNTESSSLEGLPLDTDKGVHYISVTTLQPFPNGSYVPQTTNVFSVEVHQEDHNEPQSVRVAVQDTSDTAPFVCGSEEPVTILTVILDADLTKMTPKQRIELLNRMRSFSEVELHNMKLVPVVNNRLFDMSAFMAGPGNAKKVVENGALLSWKLGCSLSQNSVPNISKVEAPAKEGTMSARLGYPVVGWHIANKKPHLPKRMRRQINATPTPLTAIGPPTTAAQEPPTRIVPTPTSPAIAPPTETMAPPVREPIPLPRKPTVTIRTRGPIVQTPTLGPIQPTRVAEGTGTASVPIRPTMPGYIEPTAVITPPSTTTKKPRVSTLKPGTPSTTDSSTAITRRPTRRPKTPRPTKPPSTTRSPISKLTTASPPSRVRTTASGLPRPWEPNEPPRLTNHIDRVDAWEGTYFEVKIPSDTFYDKEDTTTDKLQLTLKLKEQQMIEENSWVQFNSTSQLMYGMPDHNHIGKHEYFMYATDKGGLFAVDAFEIHVHKRPHGDKSPVKFKARLEGDHNAVVNDIHKKIMLVKKLALAFGDRNSSTITVQDITKGSIVVEWTNNTLPLEPCPREQIRTLSKKIADDSGRPSPAFSNVLQPEFKPLNVSVVGSGSCRHIQFVPVTKDGRVISEATPTVVAGKDPEKSSEDDVYLHTVIPAVVVAAILLVAGIIAMICYRKKRKGKLTIEDQATFIKKGVPIIFADELDDSKPPPSSSMPLILQEEKAPLPPPEYPNQSMPETTPLNQDTIGEYTPLRDEDPNAPPYQPPPPFTAPMEGKGSRPKNMTPYRSPPPYVPP from the exons ATGACTGTTGGATGCCTACTGCAGCCCCCTGTCCTGGGGAGGACTTGGCTCcccgtgctgctgctggcagcctcTGCTCACTGCCACTGGCCCAGCGAGCCGGCAGAAGTGGTTCGGGACTGGGAAAACCAGCTGGAGGCCTCCATGCACTCGGTGCTCTCAGACCTCCGGGAGACTGTGCCGGCTGTGGTGGGCATACCCGACAGCTCTGCGGTGGTGGGACGCTACTTCAGAGTCTCCATCCCCACAGATTTAATTGCTTCCAATGGAGAAGTTGTCCAG ATCTCCGAAGCTGGGAAGGACTCCTTGCCTTCTTGGTTGCACTGGAACACGgagagcagctccctggaagGCCTGCCCCTTGACACGGACAAGGGTGTCCACTACATCTCGGtgaccactctgcagcccttccCGAATGGGAGCTACGTCCCACAGACCACAAACGTCTTCTCCGTTGAGGTCCACCAAGAAGACCACAATGAGCCTCAGTCAGTGCGAGTGGCTGTCCAAGACACAAGTGACACAGCGCCCTTCGTGTGTGGCTCGGAAGAGCCAGTCACTATCCTGACTGTCATTTTGGATGCCGACTTAACAAAAATGACGCCAAAGCAGAGGATTGAACTCTTAAACAGAATGAGAAGCTTTTCAGAGGTGGAGCTTCATAACATGAAGTTGGTTCCTGTTGTAAATAATAGACTCTTTGACATGTCAGCCTTCATGGCTGGACCGGGAAATGCAAAGAAGGTGGTGGAAAACGGGGCCTTACTCTCATGGAAACTGGGATGTTCCCTGAGCCAAAACAGTGTCCCCAACATCAGCAAGGTGGAGGCTCCAGCTAAGGAAGGAACCATGTCTGCCCGCCTTGGCTACCCTGTTGTTGGCTGGCACATTGCTAACAAGAAACCTCACCTCCCAAAGAGGATGCGGCGGCAGATCAACGCCACCCCTACGCCTTTGACTGCCATCGGGCCGCCCACCACTGCCGCGCAAGAGCCACCCACCAGGATTGTCCCCACCCCGACGTCACCCGCCATCGCGCCTCCCACGGAGACGATGGCACCCCCCGTCCGGGAGCCCATTCCACTGCCGAGAAAGCCGACGGTCACCATCAGAACCAGAGGCCCCATTGTCCAGACGCCCACGCTGGGGCCGATCCAGCCAACCAGGGTAGCAGAAGGCACGGGCACGGCCTCCGTGCCGATTCGCCCCACGATGCCTGGGTACATAGAGCCCACAGCAGTGATCACACCACCCTCAACTACCACCAAGAAACCAAGAGTCTCCACCCTGAAGCCAGGCACACCGTCCACAACAGATTCCTCTACGGCAATAACACGAAGGCCTACTCGAAGGCCCAAAACGCCCCGTCCGACAAAGCCTCCCAGCACAACGAGATCCCCCATCTCCAAGCTGACAACGGCCTCTCCGCCGTCCCGTGTGCGCACCACAGCTAGCGGGCTGCCCCGGCCCTGGGAGCCAAACGAGCCACCCAGGCTAACAAACCACATAGACAGGGTCGACGCGTGGGAGGGCACGTACTTCGAGGTTAAGATACCGTCAGATACCTTCTATGACAAGGAAGACACCACCACTGACAAGCTGCAGCTGACCTTGAagctgaaggagcagcagaTGATTGAGGAGAATTCGTGGGTGCAGTTCAACAGCACCAGCCAGCTCATGTACGGCATGCCAGACCACAACCACATTGGGAAGCACGAGTACTTCATGTATGCCACCGACAAGGGCGGGCTTTTTGCCGTGGATGCTTTTGAAATCCATGTCCACAAACGCCCACATGGGGACAAGTCTCCAGTgaagttcaaggccaggctggaaggaGACCATAATGCAGTGGTGAATGACATCCATAAGAAGATCATGCTGGTGAAGAAGCTGGCTCTGGCGTTCGGTgacaggaacagcagcacaatCACAGTGCAGGACATCACCAAAGGCTCCATCGTAGTGGAGTGGACAAACAACACGCTGCCCCTGGAGCCTTGCCCTCGGGAGCAGATCCGGACTTTGAGCAAAAAAATTGCAGATGACTCTGGCAGGCCGAGCCCAGCTTTCTCCAATGTCCTGCAGCCTGAGTTCAAGCCTCTGAATGTGTCTGTGGTTggttctggcagctgcaggcacaTCCAGTTTGTCCCTGTGACCAAGGATGGCAGGGTGATCTCAGAGGCGACGCCGACAGTGGTGGCAGGCAAAGACCCCGAGAAGAGCAGCGAGGACGATGTGTACCTGCACACCGTCATCCCTGCCGTGGTGGTGGCCGCCATCCTCCTCGTGGCCGGCATCATTGCCATGATCTGCTACCGCAAGAAGAGGAAAGGCAAGCTGACCATCGAAGACCAGGCCACCTTCATAAAGAAAGGTGTGCCCATCATCTTTGCCGATGAGCTGGACGACTCCAAGCCCCCACCATCCTCCAGCATGCCACTCATCCTCCAGGAGGAGAAagccccactgccccctccAGAGTACCCCAACCAGAGCATGCCGGAGACCACGCCGCTCAACCAGGACACCATCGGGGAGTACACTCCGCTGCGGGACGAGGACCCCAACGCGCCGCCCTACCAGCCTCCCCCCCCCTTCACTGCACCCATGGAGGGGAAAGGCTCCCGCCCGAAGAACATGACCCCGTACAGGTCCCCACCGCCCTACGTCCCCCCTTAA
- the NICN1 gene encoding nicolin-1, whose amino-acid sequence MSGAAGPGPPAGPGRSPLPCAPRPAAPLQLAGGAELARPGVAVIDLRFPRGAAADVQEIVFRNFYTAFLSVRVQRPGPGGSRRWVTCLRDLCLMPCPHTEEGSQDYFCLHRHQMLCDLDQVTAMRFILRQPSPVWLHFTIEDLQIFPPGQKSPQKDFPSWLSQLTPPEQPASLHEELPDPEKVSTEVQQMWVLTEVIRARQAAARIGRFDVDGCYDVNLLSYT is encoded by the exons ATgtcgggagcggcggggccgggtccgcccgccgggccgggccgctccccgctgccctgcgccccccgccccgctgcccccctCCAGCTGGCCGGGGGGGCCGAGCTCGCACGGCCCGGCGTCGCCGTCATCGACCTCCGCTTCccccgcggcgccgccgccgaC GTGCAGGAGATCGTGTTCAGGAACTTCTACACGGCATTCCTGAGCGTGCGGGTGcagcggcccggccccggcgggtCCCGGCGCTGGGTGACCTGCCTGCGGGACCTGTGCCTGATGCCTTGCCCACACACCGAGGAGGGCTCCCAGGACTACTTCTGCCTCCACCGGCACCAG ATGCTGTGTGACCTGGACCAGGTGACAGCAATGCGGTTCATCCTGCGACAGCCCTCCCCAGTCTGGCTCCACTTCACCATCGAGGACCTGCAGATTTTCCCCCCTGGACAGAAG AGTCCCCAGAAGGATTTCCCCTCCTGGCTCTCCCAGCTGACCCCTCCGGAGCAGCCAGCCAGCCTGCATGAG GAGCTCCCTGATCCGGAGAAGGTGTCGACAGAGGTCCAGCAAATGTGGGTGCTGACAGAGGTGATCCGGGCTCGCCAGGCAGCTGCCCGCATTGGGCGCTTCGAC GTGGATGGCTGCTACGATGTTAACCTGCTTTCCTACACCTGA